One genomic window of Ziziphus jujuba cultivar Dongzao chromosome 4, ASM3175591v1 includes the following:
- the LOC107416402 gene encoding protein C2-DOMAIN ABA-RELATED 5, with product MEKILGLLRIHIQRGVNLAVRDMRSSDPYVIVKMGKQKLKTRVVKRNVNPEWNELLTLSISDPNIPIKLFVYDRDTFSFDDKLGDAEFDICPFLKVISMRLEGLPDGTIISKVRPNRQNCLAEESSIVFSNGKVVQNMVLRLRNVECGEIELQLQWIDIPGAMHL from the exons ATGGAGAAAATTTTGGGTCTTTTAAGAATTCACATCCAAAGAGGAGTTAATCTTGCTGTTAGAGATATGAGAAGCAGTGATCCCTATGTTATTGTCAAGATGGGCAAGCAG AAGTTGAAGACTCGTGTGGTGAAGAGGAATGTGAATCCAGAGTGGAATGAACTTTTAACTCTTTCAATATCAGATCCAAATATCCCAATCAAGCTG TTTGTGTATGACAGAGACACATTCTCTTTCGATGACAAACTGGGTGATGCAGAGTTTGATATTTGTCCATTTCTCAAAGTAATATCAATGCGATTGGAAGGTCTCCCTGATGGAACAATAATTTCAAAAGTAAGACCAAACAGGCAGAACTGTCTAGCAGAAGAGAGCTCCATTGTCTTCTCCAATGGAAAAGTTGTCCAAAACATGGTTCTCAGACTCAGAAATGTTGAATGTGGGGAAATAGAACTTCAGCTACAGTGGATTGATATCCCTGGTGCTATGCATTTGTAG